A part of Misgurnus anguillicaudatus chromosome 6, ASM2758022v2, whole genome shotgun sequence genomic DNA contains:
- the cops2 gene encoding COP9 signalosome complex subunit 2 isoform X1, with protein sequence MSDMEDDFMCDDEEDYDLEYSEDSNSEPNVDLENQYYNSKALKEDDPKAALSSFQKVLELEGEKGEWGFKALKQMIKINFKLTNFPEMMNRYKQLLTYIRSAVTRNYSEKSINSILDYISTSKQVFVTLNLFSEHNFNKKKRYLIFDFLFQMDLLQEFYETTLEALKDAKNDRLWFKTNTKLGKLYLEREEFGKLQKILRQLHQSCQTDDGEDDLKKGTQLLEIYALEIQMYTAQKNNKKLKALYEQSLHIKSAIPHPLIMGVIRECGGKMHLREGEFEKAHTDFFEAFKNYDESGSPRRTTCLKYLVLANMLMKSGINPFDSQEAKPYKNDPEILAMTNLVSAYQNNDITEFEKILKTNHSNIMDDPFIREHIEELLRNIRTQVLIKLIKPYTRIHIPFISKELNIDVADVESLLVQCILDNTIDGRIDQVNQLLELDHQKRGGARYTALDKWTNQLNSLNQAIVSKLA encoded by the exons ATGTCTGACATGGAAGATGATTTCATGTGCGATGATGAGGAGGATTATGACCTG gaaTATTCAGAGGACAGCAACTCTGAACCGAATGTTGATTTGGAGAATCAGTACTATAACTCCAAAGCCCTCAAAGAAGATGATCCTAAAGCAGCCCTGAGCAGCTTTCAGAAG GTGCTGGAACTGGAGGGAGAAAAGGGAGAATGGGGTTTCAAAGCACTGAAACAGATGATTAAGATCAACTTCAAACTA ACAAATTTTCCTGAAATGATGAACCGGTACAAACAGTTGTTGACGTACATAAGAAGTGCTGTCACCAGAAATTACTCTGAGAAATCTATCAACTCTATTCTAGATTATATTTCAACTTCTAAACAGGTATTTGTTACACTAAACTTGTTCAGTGAGcacaattttaataaaaaaaaaagatatctAATATTTGACTTTCTTTTCCAGATGGACTTGCTACAGGAGTTTTATGAAACCACTTTAGAAGCTTTAAAAGATGCAAAAAATGACAGACTTTGGTTTAAAACTAACACCAAG TTGGGAAAGTTGTACCTGGAAAGAGAAGAATTTGGAAAGCTGCAGAAGATTCTCAGGCAGCTGCACCAGTCATGTCAG ACGGATGACGGAGAGGATGATTTGAAAAAAGGCACACAGCTGCTGGAGATCTACGCTTTGGAGATCCAGATGTATACGGCACAGAAGAACAACAAAAAGCTAAAAGCCCTCTATGAACAGTCATTACACATCAAATCAGCTATTCCACATCCGCTCATAATGGGAGTCATCAGag aATGTGGCGGAAAAATGCACTTGAGGGAGGGCGAATTCGAGAAGGCGCATACTGATTTTTTCGAGGCTTTCAAGAACTACGATGAGTCAGGAAGCCCCAGACGAACCACTTGCCTGAAGTACTTGGTCTTGGCTAATATGCTAATGAAGTCTGGAATCAATCCGTTTGATTCGCAAGAG GCAAAACCTTACAAAAACGACCCAGAAATCTTAGCAATGACAAACCTGGTAAG TGCCTACCAGAATAATGACATCACAGAATTTGAGAAAATCTTAAAGACAAATCACAGCAACATAATGGATGATCCCTTCATCAGAGAACATATTGAGG aATTGTTAAGAAACATAAGAACCCAAGTTCTCATCAAATTGATTAAGCCTTACACTCGGATACACATACCTTTTATTTCAAAG GAACTGAACATTGATGTCGCAGATGTGGAAAGTTTGCTTGTGCAGTGCATTCTAGATAA cacAATAGATGGTAGAATTGACCAGGTTAACCAGCTATTGGAGCTTGATCACCAGAAGAGAGGCGGAGCCCGATACACTGCTCTGGACAAATGGACCAATCAGCTGAACTCTCTCAACCAGGCCATTGTTAGCAAACTGGCGTGA
- the cops2 gene encoding COP9 signalosome complex subunit 2 isoform X2 encodes MSDMEDDFMCDDEEDYDLEYSEDSNSEPNVDLENQYYNSKALKEDDPKAALSSFQKVLELEGEKGEWGFKALKQMIKINFKLTNFPEMMNRYKQLLTYIRSAVTRNYSEKSINSILDYISTSKQMDLLQEFYETTLEALKDAKNDRLWFKTNTKLGKLYLEREEFGKLQKILRQLHQSCQTDDGEDDLKKGTQLLEIYALEIQMYTAQKNNKKLKALYEQSLHIKSAIPHPLIMGVIRECGGKMHLREGEFEKAHTDFFEAFKNYDESGSPRRTTCLKYLVLANMLMKSGINPFDSQEAKPYKNDPEILAMTNLVSAYQNNDITEFEKILKTNHSNIMDDPFIREHIEELLRNIRTQVLIKLIKPYTRIHIPFISKELNIDVADVESLLVQCILDNTIDGRIDQVNQLLELDHQKRGGARYTALDKWTNQLNSLNQAIVSKLA; translated from the exons ATGTCTGACATGGAAGATGATTTCATGTGCGATGATGAGGAGGATTATGACCTG gaaTATTCAGAGGACAGCAACTCTGAACCGAATGTTGATTTGGAGAATCAGTACTATAACTCCAAAGCCCTCAAAGAAGATGATCCTAAAGCAGCCCTGAGCAGCTTTCAGAAG GTGCTGGAACTGGAGGGAGAAAAGGGAGAATGGGGTTTCAAAGCACTGAAACAGATGATTAAGATCAACTTCAAACTA ACAAATTTTCCTGAAATGATGAACCGGTACAAACAGTTGTTGACGTACATAAGAAGTGCTGTCACCAGAAATTACTCTGAGAAATCTATCAACTCTATTCTAGATTATATTTCAACTTCTAAACAG ATGGACTTGCTACAGGAGTTTTATGAAACCACTTTAGAAGCTTTAAAAGATGCAAAAAATGACAGACTTTGGTTTAAAACTAACACCAAG TTGGGAAAGTTGTACCTGGAAAGAGAAGAATTTGGAAAGCTGCAGAAGATTCTCAGGCAGCTGCACCAGTCATGTCAG ACGGATGACGGAGAGGATGATTTGAAAAAAGGCACACAGCTGCTGGAGATCTACGCTTTGGAGATCCAGATGTATACGGCACAGAAGAACAACAAAAAGCTAAAAGCCCTCTATGAACAGTCATTACACATCAAATCAGCTATTCCACATCCGCTCATAATGGGAGTCATCAGag aATGTGGCGGAAAAATGCACTTGAGGGAGGGCGAATTCGAGAAGGCGCATACTGATTTTTTCGAGGCTTTCAAGAACTACGATGAGTCAGGAAGCCCCAGACGAACCACTTGCCTGAAGTACTTGGTCTTGGCTAATATGCTAATGAAGTCTGGAATCAATCCGTTTGATTCGCAAGAG GCAAAACCTTACAAAAACGACCCAGAAATCTTAGCAATGACAAACCTGGTAAG TGCCTACCAGAATAATGACATCACAGAATTTGAGAAAATCTTAAAGACAAATCACAGCAACATAATGGATGATCCCTTCATCAGAGAACATATTGAGG aATTGTTAAGAAACATAAGAACCCAAGTTCTCATCAAATTGATTAAGCCTTACACTCGGATACACATACCTTTTATTTCAAAG GAACTGAACATTGATGTCGCAGATGTGGAAAGTTTGCTTGTGCAGTGCATTCTAGATAA cacAATAGATGGTAGAATTGACCAGGTTAACCAGCTATTGGAGCTTGATCACCAGAAGAGAGGCGGAGCCCGATACACTGCTCTGGACAAATGGACCAATCAGCTGAACTCTCTCAACCAGGCCATTGTTAGCAAACTGGCGTGA